In the Gemmatimonadota bacterium genome, GTCGATGAAGCTGTGACGCTTTCGGTGCGCTGGGGGCTGGGGAAAGCGGTTATCGGTGCGACGATTGTGAGTATTGGTACGACGACGCCGGAAGCGGCGGTGTCCGTGTTTTCGGCGCTTCAGGGGAAACCGGGGCTTGCGCTTGGGAATGCCGTCGGTTCGATTATTTGCGATACGGGCCTTATCATTGGTCTGGCTTCTCTGATTGCTCCCCTACCTCTCAACCGTCAGTTGGCGTCGCGGTTGTCTAATGTGCAGGTGGGGGCTGGTATTCTTCTGGTGCTCGCCTGTTTTCCGTGGGCGTCTCCCGCGAAATTGTTTAGTCAGGGTGGGGTTTTGCCACAGTTCGCCGGGTTCGCTTTTGTTGTTCTTTTGGGGCTCTATATTTGGCAGTCGATCCGCTGGGCTGCGACTATGTCGGATGCTGAGCAGGAAGATGCAACCGATGCGGAGGAGAGTAACGCGTCCCTCGTGCTTGTCAAGTTGATCCTGGCGATTGCGGTTATTGTTCTTTCGGCTCAAATTCTCATTCCCAGTGTGAGTATTTTGGCAGAGAGAATTGGCGTGCCAAAGCATATTATTTCGGCTACGCTGGTCGCGTTTGGCACGTCGCTCCCAGAACTCGTGACGGCGATCACCGCTGTTAGACGCGGGCACGGCGAGCTGGCGGTTGGCAATATTATCGGCGCAGATATTCTCAATGTGCTCTTTGTCGCTGGTGTCTCGGCTGCGGCAACACCAGGTGGCTTGCAAGCAGATGGTCAGTTTTTCCAATTTTTGTTTCCGGCAATGGTGTTTATTCTCGTTGTTTTCCGCTGCGGCATTTTTGTGTCGGGTGACGCGTTGAAGCGTCCTTTTGGGATTGTGCTGGTGGCGACGTGGCTTTTGGTGACTCTGCTCAGTTATGTGCTGTCCATAGATATGCATTAGGCAGGCGATGTCTCAGGATAAGGGAAAAGACAAGCTCGTACTGGTGACGGGAGCCAGCGGTTATGTTGGTGGGCGGCTGGTTCCGGCGCTTGAAGAAATAGGAGCGCGCGTGCGTTGCCTGGCTCGCAATCCCCAGTATCTGGCTGGTCGGTTTTGTTCCGATACTGAGATTGTCGCGGGTGATGTGCTGGATCGGGATTCGCTGAGGGTTGCTCTGGAGGGGATAGATACGGCGTACTATCTGGTGCATTCTATGGGGTCCAGAGCCAATTTTGAGGAGCAGGACCGCATTGGGGCACAAAATTTTGCTCGCGCCGCGTTGCAGCAGGGGGTTCGGCGCGTTATTTATTTGGGGGGTCTGGTTGGGGATCGTGAACTTTCTTCCCATTTGGCGAGTCGCCAGGAGGTGGGGGCTATTCTGGCTGCTGAGGGGCCTGCGACGCTGGAGTTTCGCGCTTCTATTATTATTGGTTCGGGGTCGCTGTCTTTTGAGATGGTGCGGAGTCTGGTCAATAAGTTGCCGATTATGATTACGCCGAGTTGGGTCCGCACGCCAACCCAGCCGATTGCGATTGAGGATGTGATTGCCTATTTGATCCGGGGTCTGGATGTGGAGGCGGAGGGGAGTGCGGTTTTTGAAATTGGGGGTCCTCAACAGGTGACTTACGGCGGGCTGATGCGCGAATATGCCCGCCAGATTGGCGTGCGACGTCTTATGATTCCGGTGCCTTTTTTGAGTCCTCGTCTTTCCAGTTTGTGGTTGGGGCTGGTGACGCCTCTTTATGCGCGG is a window encoding:
- a CDS encoding SDR family oxidoreductase; translation: MSQDKGKDKLVLVTGASGYVGGRLVPALEEIGARVRCLARNPQYLAGRFCSDTEIVAGDVLDRDSLRVALEGIDTAYYLVHSMGSRANFEEQDRIGAQNFARAALQQGVRRVIYLGGLVGDRELSSHLASRQEVGAILAAEGPATLEFRASIIIGSGSLSFEMVRSLVNKLPIMITPSWVRTPTQPIAIEDVIAYLIRGLDVEAEGSAVFEIGGPQQVTYGGLMREYARQIGVRRLMIPVPFLSPRLSSLWLGLVTPLYARVGKKLIDSLRNETIVRDDGARERFHVRPLNVRQAMARALEEEDREMAQTRWSDAVSSSGEEPLWGGRRFGSRLVDRQQAFANVEPGRAFAPVQRIGGDQGWYFATWLWYLRGFVDLLLGGVGMRRGRRHPVDVRTGDPLDFWRVEAFEEHRLLRLQAEMKVPGRAWLQFEVQPVEGGSQITQTAIFDPLGLGGLLYWYGLYPIHYLIFKRMLKGIVRQAELDMP
- a CDS encoding sodium:calcium antiporter, which gives rise to MEKWIEELVMGLASPYLLVIIAVTLYTLGKGADWLVDEAVTLSVRWGLGKAVIGATIVSIGTTTPEAAVSVFSALQGKPGLALGNAVGSIICDTGLIIGLASLIAPLPLNRQLASRLSNVQVGAGILLVLACFPWASPAKLFSQGGVLPQFAGFAFVVLLGLYIWQSIRWAATMSDAEQEDATDAEESNASLVLVKLILAIAVIVLSAQILIPSVSILAERIGVPKHIISATLVAFGTSLPELVTAITAVRRGHGELAVGNIIGADILNVLFVAGVSAAATPGGLQADGQFFQFLFPAMVFILVVFRCGIFVSGDALKRPFGIVLVATWLLVTLLSYVLSIDMH